GCTTCATCGTCGGTTTGGCGAACACCTCCGTGGCGAACAGCGGGATGTTGACGGCGGTGACGCCGGTGCTGGTCGCCGCCCTGGGGGCGCTGCTCGGGGTGGAGCGGCTCACCCGCCCGCTCGGGGTGGCGCTGGCCCTGGGCGTGGTGGGGATGCTGCTCGTGCTGGGAGGACGCGGCGCCTCGGAGAGCGGCGCGTCCTGGTTCGGCGACGTGCTCATCGTCGGCGCGAGCGTGTGTTGGGCCATCTATACGGTGGGCATCCGCACCGTGGGCCCGGAGGTCTCCGCGCTGCGCATCACCGCCATCAGCATGCTGACCGGGGCACCGGGCGTGGTGCTCGCGGGCGTGCCCGAGCTGCTTCGGCTGGACACCTCCCACATCCCCGTCGGCGCCTGGGCGGGACTGGTGTACTCCGCCTTGGTGCCGCTGGTGCTCGCGTACTTCATCTGGGGCCGCACGGTGCAGAAGGTCGGCAGCAGCCGCGCGGGGCTCTACAACACGGGCATTCCCGTGGTCGCGGCCCTCACCGCGTGGGCCGTCCGAGGCGAGCGGCCCACGCTGTTTCAGGTCATCGGCGCGGGGCTCGTCCTGGGTGGCGTGCTGCTCAGCCGGCGACGGTAGGCTCGCGCCCGTTCAGCCGCGACGGCCTCGCTCCACCGAGAGGCCGTACTCTTCAATCTTCTTGTCCAACGTGGGACGGCTGATGCCGAGCAGCTCGGCGGCACGCACCTTCTTTCCGGAGGCCTCTCGCAGGGCCTCGGCGATGGCATCCCGCTCCAGTCGAGCCACGCGGCCCTGGAGCGTCTTGGCCCCGGAGTCGTCTCCCTCCTGAACCTCCGGAGGAAGCTGCAGCGCGCCCACGCGGCTGTCGGCGTAGAGCAGGCCGAGCCGCTCACCCACCAACTCCAGTTCGCGCAGATTCTGGGGCCACGCGTATTCGGAGAGGAGACGGCGGGCCTCCGGGCTGAGCGTCGGAGGCTCCTTGCGAATCCGCCGGGCCGCGCGCGCCGCGAACTGCTCCAGCAGCGGCAGGATGTCCGCGCGCCGCTCCCGCATCGGCGGCGCATCCAGCTCGAACCCCGAGAGGCTTCGCGCCAGCGACGGCTCCACATCGCCTCGCGCCGAAAGCAACGTCACGGGTGCGGACGCGGTGGCCAGGATGCGCACGTCGACGGCCTCCTCGCCGCCCTGCCGCGCTGGCGCTGAACGGCGCGCCAACGCCCTCGCGAACCGCTCCGAGGCGGGCCGGGAGAGGGACTCCACATGCAGCAACACCAGCGAGCCCCCATCCGCGCGCAGCATCGCGGAGACGAGGGGCGGCTGCCCGGGCCCGCTCGCGCGACCGAACAGGGCCTCCTCCACCGCGGCGGGCGGCTCGCGGCAATCCACCACCACGAAGGGCCCCAGTGCCCGAGGCGAGCGCGCATGGACGAAGCGAGCCAGGAGCGCCTTGCCGACGCCCGCCTCACCGTGGATGACCACCGGCGCGGCGCTGGGGGCCACCCTGCGCGCCAGCTCCAGCAGCGCCCGCAGCGGCCGGGAGGTCCCCGTCAGCGCGGGCACCGAGACTTCCCCTTCCGCTCGCGAGTTCACGGTGGTGTACGCCTCGCCGCCCAGCCGCCCGAGCGCCGCGAGCAACTGCCCCTCGCCCTCGGTGAACTTCGGCTCCGCGCGCGTGACGTACAGCACGCCAAACGGCATTCCGCCCGACGCCACGAGCGGCGCGCAGAGAACGTCATCCGTCTGGATGAGCTCCTTGCGCTCCAACGCGGCCTGCGCCAACGCGCGAGGCATCGTCAACGCCTCCGCGCCCGCCACCGCGGCGGTGAGCAGCCCGTCACTGCTCCCCAGCAACGCGGCGGCGCGGTCCGCGTTGAGCGCATGGGCCACCTCGTCAGCGAGACGCCGCAGCACCAACGCGCCACTCGTCGCGCCAAGCAGCGCGATGCCCGCCGAGTACATGGCCGCCGCCGTCCCCACGTGCGGCAGGACTTCTTCGATGGGGACCTGGCCCATGTGCTCCGGCGCATCGGACACCAGCGTCACGGGCGGCGGCTCGAAGAGGGCCGTCGTCGCGCCCACGCGCACCTGGTCGCCGGGCTTGAGGACGACCTCATCGGTCAGCCGCTCGCCGTTGACGAGCGTGCCGTTGCGCGAGCGCAAGTCACGGATGCGTGCCTGACCGTCGACGACGGAAATCAACGCGTGTTTGCGGGAGACCTGATGGTCATCCAGCGGGATTTCGCACGACGGGCTGCGACCGATCGTCGCCTCCGCGAGGACGTCGTAACGTCGCCCCGCGGAAGGACCGGACAGCAGCAGAAGAGCGGGCATGGGTGCGCGGAGACTAGCGCTACGCGGTACGCGGGCAAGACTCCTGGGGGCGGACGCTACATCGGCCGTTCGGCGTTCAAGAGTTCGCGAAGCTCCCGCTCGTCCAGCGCCCGGCCCTCACGGCTGATGGCCAGCGCGTTGACCTGGGTCTCCGCGACCTCTACGTGGGCGCCCTTACGCCACTCCGTGGTGTGCACCGCGCCATCCACCAGCTTGCCCACCACCGAGCCCTCATCCCGGGCCATGACCTCCAGCCAGAGATTCTCGGTGACGGCCTTGCCCTCCGGGTGCGTCTCGAACGGCGCGCGCACCAGGAAGGTCAGCGGCTCCATCAAGCCCTTGCGTTGGAAGCGCGCCAGGAACGACGGAAGCAGCCCCTGGGCCTCCTTCCGCATGGCCTGGGTCTGCTCCTCGGGCTCCTTCTCGAAGCGCTCCCGGTAGGGCGCCAGCAACTCCGTCGTGTTGTGCCGGCCCAGCGGAGACACGACGGTGAGGAAGAGCCCCTCGTGGCCCTCGAAGGTGTCCAGGGGGACCCCGAGCAGGTTCGTCCGCGCCTCCTCGGACGGCACGAGCATGAACACCTGCCCCTCGCTGGTCCCCACCTGGGTGCGCAGCGTCGGGCCCTGCGCGAAGGCCAGGTCCGTGCACAGTTCGTGGAGGAAGCTCTCGGCGGCCAGCAGGTCCTTCTCCGCGAGGTGGAAGATCTCCAGATCCCGGGCCCCGAACTTCTCCATCCCGTGGGAGTGCACCCACAGGGGCGTGTCACCCTCCGTCGCCTCCACGGCGTGAAGGTGGACGTGGTCGCGGATGTCGAAGTCCAACTCCGTGATTTCCGCCACGTCGTCGGGCTCGTGGAGCTTGTAGGCCGTGAGGTCCACCAGGATGCCCTGCACGTGCTCCAGCAGCGTGCGCACCGCCCAGAGCGCCTCGAAGACGGGCAGCGTGGGCTGGTCGCCTCCGGGCTCCACGGACAGATGGTAGAAGACCTGGGCGCGTCCCAGCCGATCGAAAGCTTCCGGACTGCCGCTGTAGACCTCCTTGCGGAAGCGCGGCAGGCCCTCGGTCCCTCGCGTCACGCGGACCAGGACCTCGGAGCCATCCGCCCGCAGCGTGAAGCCCTCACCATCCGCGTCCGGCGTGAAGTCCACGTCGTCGTTCGCGAAGGAACCCCGCAAGGCGTCGAGCGGCACCGGACCGTCCTGCTCCGTTGCCAGCAGGTAGACCTCTTTCACAGGTGCTTCTCGATCTGCCGGAAGAGGTCCACGCGGTCCACCAGGTTGGTCAGGTAGTCGAGCTTGTCGGTGGGCAGCACCAGCACCGGCGACAGCTTGTAGCCCTCGAACCACTCCTCGTAGAGGGCGTTGAGGCGCTGGAGGTAGCGGGTGGGGATGTCCTTCTCCATGGCCCGGCCACGGATGCGGATGCGCTCACGAATCGTCTGAACCGGGCAGCGGAGGTAGATCATCAGGTCGGGGGGCCGCAGCGACTCCGAAATCGTCTCGTACAACTCCCAGTACGTCTTCCAGTCGCGCTTGTCGATGAGCCGCTGGCGGTGGAGGTTCTTGGCGAAGATCTCCGCGTCCTCGTACAGCGTCCGGTCCTGGAGCACCGTTCCAGCCGTGCGCTCCAGCTCCCGATGCAGGCGGAACTTGTGCGTCAGGAAGAAGAGCTGCGAGCGGAACGCCCACGTCTTCATGTCCTTGTAGAAGTCCGCCAGATACGGGTTCTGGTCGTTCGGTTCGAAGGAGGGCGTCAACCCGTACTTCCGGCAAAGGAAGGACGTCAGCTCCGTCTTACCGGCGCCGATGTTGCCCGCGATGGCGATGAACTTTTTCCTGGCCACACCAACCCTGCTTGTAACCCCGCCGAGCGGCGCGCACCAGAAACAACGTGTAGGTAGGACGTGGTAGAAGAAGTGCATGCCCCCCCGTCGTCCCGTTCAACGCCTGACAGGTGCCGCCGTCCTCCCGTTGAGGAATGGCCGCCTGGCAGCATGGACAGGGAGCCGCAGGCGGCACGCCCGTGGGCCCGGGCACCTTCCGGCCCTGAACATCGGCCCCCAGGAGGCGGGCTGAGGGATGCGCAAGATCTTCTGCATGTTGGTGGCTGGCGTCTGGACGGCGGTCTGCTTCCCCTCGTCACGCTGTCGTTGCTGTCGTTCACCCCATCCATCATGAACTGGGTTCCCCGCCGGTTGTGGTCGCCCGTGCTGCTGTGGGCTGGCGGCGGGAAGCTGGAGGTCATCGGCCAGGAGAACGCCGACCCGAAGCGGCCCACCATCTATGTGGCCAACCACCAGTCCACCATCGACATCCCGGCGCACTTCATGGCCGTGCCCGTCCCCTTCCGCTACGTCGCGAAGTCACAGCTCAAGTGGGTGCCCATCATCGGCTGGTACCTGTGGATCGCGGGCCACGTCTTCATCAACCGGACCAACCGGCGGAAGGCCATCGCCTCCCTGGACGAGGCCGCGAGGAAGATTCGCGCGGGCACCAGCATCTTCCTGTACCCGGAGGGCACGCGCTCCGAGGACGGCAGCATCCTCCCCTTCAAGAAGGGCCCCTTCGCCCTGGCGCTGAAGGCCCGCGTCCCCATCTGCCCCGTCACCATCGAGGGCTCGGGGAACCTGATGCCCAAGTCCACCTGGAACATCACCCCGGGCACCATCCGGGTGAAAATCGGCAAGCCCATCGACACCACCGCGTTCGCGGAGAACGACCGCGAGGGGCTCGCCCGAGCCGTCCGCGCCGTCATCATCGCCGACAGCCTGGCCCTGGGAGGCAAGGGCGGCGACCCGGATGACGCCGTGGCGGCCGCGGGCGAAGAGGGCGTCAGCGATGCCCGCAAGCAGGCCCTCCCCCTTCCCTGAGACACGCATCGAGATGACGCTCCGCCTCCTCCGTTCCCGTCCCTGGATTCGCGCCGCCGTCCTCGGCGCGGGCCTTCTGGCTGGCTGCAGCCACACCCCTTCGGCCTCCACGAGCGCCCGCCCCACCGACCCGCGCTCGCAGGCACGGGCGTACCTGGACGCGCACCAGCCCTCGAAGGCCCTGGGGCTGCTGACGGAGCTGCACCGCCAGTCACCGGACGACCTGGACGTGGCGCGCCTGCTCACCGAAGCGCACGTGAAGGCGGGCCAGACGGACGCGTGGATCGCCGAGCTCCAGAAGCGCATCGCCGCGGGTGAGCGCGCGGTCGACCAGTACATGCTGGGGCTCGCCCTGTTCTCCCGCGCTCGCGACGCGGGCGCCCCCACCGTCGCTGCCTTCGAGCGCGCCACGGCCCTGGCGCCGGACACCGCCGAGTTCCATTACCGCTTGGGGCTGGCGCTGCTGGAGTCGGAGCAATACGCGGAGGCGCTTCTTCCCCTGAAGCAGGCCACCGCGCTCGCGCCGGAGCGCACCGCGTGGCGACTGCCGTTGGCCAAGGCCCTGCACCGCACGGGAGACGCGCCAGGCGCGGTGGAGGCCCTGGGCGCGGTGGTGCGGGGCCAGCCCACGCCCGCGGAGGTCGCCACGGCGCGGGCGCTGATGGAGCAGGCCGCGGACCCCTTCTCGGGCTTTCCCAAGGCCGCGGAGGCCAAGCTCGAAGAGGGCATGCGCTTCCTGAAGGACCTGGATGCGCCCCAGCACGCCATCCTCTCCTTCGAGGAGATCCTGCTCGACTACCCGGATGTGGCGGTGGTGCATGCGCTGCTGGGCCTGGCCTATCAGCGCCTCGACGACGCCGGCCGCGCCGTGGACGAGTTCAAGCAGGCCATCGAGCGCGCCCCGAGCGACGGAAAGAACCACTTCTACCTGGGCGAGCTCTACCTGGCCCGCCAGCGGCCCGACGCAGCCCGTGCTTCGTTCGAGAAGGCCGTCGCGCTTCACCCCCTGCTCGAGACGGCGTGGTTCCACCTGGGCGACCTGCACCTGGAACGACGGGACCTCCGGGCCGCGCGCGAGGCGTTCCTCGTGGCCACGTCCCTGGCACCCGACGCGGTGGCCATGCGCGGCAAGCTGGCGCTCGTGTACCAACTGGAAGGTGACTTCGCCGGCGCCGAGCGCGAGCTGCGGCGCGTGGTCGAAAAGGACCCGGACAACATGGAGTTCAGCCTGCGGTTGGGGCTGCTCTTCACCGAGCAAGCGCTGAAGGCCTCGCGGCCCGAAGCACGGAAGACGGCCTCCTCTGAAGCGGAGCGCTGGCTGCTGAAGGTGCTGGAGACCCAGCCCGAGAACGCGGTGGCGTCGCGCGCGCTTCAGCAACTCAAGGCGCAGTAGCCATCCACGGGCCCTGCCCTCTACACTCGCTGCCCGATGAGCGACGGTCGCAAGCCCTCACCTCCCGGTACGCAGCCTCCCAAGGCCGCGTCTCCGTCCGGCTCCCAGCCCCGCACGCCGACGAACCCGGGCATGCCGCGCGCGCCGAGCGGCACCAACCTTCGGGTGATGTCCGCCGCGCGCGCCGCGCCGCTCCAGAAGGAGAAGCCGGAAGGCCCCCTCGGGAAGCGGCTCGCCGGTGACGCCTCCAACTACTTCCTCAATGGGCTGGCCATCCTCAAGGAGATGGTCGCGGACTTCCGTCAGCGCGACCGCTTCTTCAAGTACAAGGCCTCCATCGTCGCGGGCTGGCTGGTGATGACGGCCGCGAGCCTCGCCATTGCCTGTCCTGGCAGCAGCGTCCGCCGCGGGGAGATGGACGCGCGCCTGGTGCTCAGCGACAAGCTGGACCGGCCCTCCCTCACCATCTGGAACGAGAGCAAGGCGCCCTGGTACGACGTCACCCTCACCGTCAACGGCCAGTACCAGGCGGCGGTGCCGTCGGTGGCGCCCGGGGAGTTCATCACCATCACCCCCAAGCAGCTCATGGGCTCCAGCGGCGCCGCGCCGGCGGACCTGCGCTTCCAGTCGCTGCAGATGCGCAGCCGTGATGACAGCGCGGACCTGACGGAGGACCTCAATCAGGCCTGGGAGCGCATCCGGCAGACGCCGCGTCGGTAGCAGGCCCCGGAAACACGAAGGGCGCCCTTCCTTTCGGAAGCGCGCCCTCGCGTTGCTCCCAGCCCCACCTCACGATGGGACCAGGGATGCCGGCCGCGAACTACTCGGCCTTCGTCTCGGCCTCGGGCTCAGCGGCCTCGGCGTCGACAGGAGCGACCTTCTCAGGCCGGTCCACGAGCTCCAGGAGGGCCATCTCCGCGGCGTCACCGCGGCGGAAGCCGAGCCGGATGATGCGCGTGTAGCCACCGGGACGGCTGGCGTAACGGTCCTTGTACTCGCTGAACACCTTCTGCAGCACCTCGCGGTCCTTCACCGTCCGGGCCGCCAGGCGAACGTTGGCGAGGCCGCCACGCTTGCCCAGGGTGATGATCCGCTCCGCGATCTTCCGGGCCTCCTTGGCCTTGGGAAGCGTGGTGCGGATGGCCTGGTGCTCCAGCAGCGAAGTCACCATGTTGTTCAGCATCGCGAGACGGTGGCTCGTGGTGCGGTGCAGCTTCCTCTGTCCAACCTTGTGGCGCATCGTCGTGCTCCAACACTCCGGCCGTATCAGGTACCGGGTGGGATGGGCGGACCCGGCACGGGGCCCGCCACTGTCATTCGGGCCGGAAGACGTCCCAGCCCCCTCCCCTCGCGCCGCTGACCGCCGTGCCCGCGGACGCGTGAGGAGGTGCTACGTGAACCCTACTACGCCTTCGGCGCGGCGGGAGCCGGCGCCTGCTTCGGCGGCCAGTTCTCCAGCTTCATGCCCAGCGACAGGCCCATCTCCGCGAGGATCTCCTTGATCTCCTTCAGAGACTTGCGGCCGAAGTTCTTCGTCTTGAGCATCTCGGCCTCGGTGCGCTGCACGAGGTCGCCGATGGACTTGATGTTCGCCTGCTGCAGGCAGTTCGCCGAGCGGACCGACAGCTCGAGCTCATCCACCGAGCGGAACAGGTTCTCGTTGAGCTTCGCCTCTTCCTTCGGCGCCTCGGCGACGACGGGCTCCTCCGTCTCGTCGAAGTTCACGAAGACGGTGAGCTGCTCCTTGATGATCTTCGCCGCGTACGCCACCGCGTCCTGAGGGGACACGGAGCCGTCCGTCCAGACCTCGAGCGACAGCTTGTCGAAGTCCGTGACCTGACCCACGCGCGCGTTGGTGACCTGGTAGTTCACCTTGCGGATGGGCGAGAACAGCGAGTCGATGGGAATGGTGCCAATGGGCGCGCCCGCGACCTTGTTCACATTCGCCGGGGTGTAGCCACGGCCGCGGCGGCACGTCAGCTCCATCCGGAGCTTGCCACCCTCGGAGATGGTGCAGATGTGGTGGCCGGGGTTGAGGATCTCGGTGTCCGGGTCGGTGATGATGTCACCGGCCTTGACCTCCTTGGGGCCCTCCGCCTCGATGCGCAGCGTCTTGGTCTCGTTCGTGTGCATCCGAAGGAGGACTTCCTTCAGGTTCAGCACGACGTCCGTGACGTCCTCGGACACTTCGGGGATGGTCGTGAACTCGTGGTCCACGCCCTCGATCTTCACGGAGGTGATGGCGGCGCCCTGCAGCGACGACAGCAGCACCCGGCGGAGCGAGTTGCCCAGCGTCGTGCCGAAACCGCGCTCGAGCGGCTCCGCGACGAACTTGCCGTAGGTGGGGGTCGCGCTGTCCTGGTCGACCTCCATGCGGCGGGGCTTGATCAGGTCACGCCAGTTCTTCGCAACGAACGTATCTGCCATGATGGACTGCTCCTGAAAGCGTGCCGCACCACCGACTTACCCACCGGCCTGGCGGGAGGATGCACACGCGAAGACTGCGCCTGCTTCAAAGCAAGACGCCCCGGCCTCTTCGGCCAGGGCGTCCACTGCGACATCCGGAGCGCTTACTTCGAGTAGAGCTCGACGATGAGCTGCTCGGAGATGGGCATCGTCAGGTCCTCACGGTTCGGAACCGTGGTGACCGTGCCCTTGAAGGACTTCTTGTCCAGGGAGATCCACTGCGGAACGCCACGGCGGTCCACCGTCTCCAGGGCCTCCGAGATGCGGAGGACCTTGCGGCTCTTCTCCACGACCTCGACGGCGCTGCCCGGCTTCACGGCGAACGAAGGGATGTTCACCTTGCGGCCGTTGACCTGGAAGTGACCGTGACGCACCAGCTGGCGCGCCTCGTTGCGCGTGTCCGCGAATCCCATGCGGAACACCACGTTGTCCAGGCGGAGCTCCAACTGCTGCAGGAGGTTCTCACCCGTCTTGCCCTTGGCAGCGGACGCGCGGTGGTAGTAGCCGCGGAACTGGTTCTCCAGCAGGCCGTACATGCGCTTGACCTTCTGCTTCTCGCGCAGCTGCACGCCGTAGCCGGAGAACTTCACGCGGCCCTGGCCGTGCTGACCCGGAGGATAGGGGCGGCGCTCAATGGCGCACTTGTCCGTGTAGCAACGGTCGCCCTTGAGGTACATCTTCAGGTTTTCGCGCCGGCAGATGCGGCAGGCGCTGGCAGTGTAACGAGCCATGGGAGGTCCTTAGGTGATCTGGAGCATCCCCAACGCCAGAGGCGCCGGGGATGCCCGAAGAAGAGGGTTAGACGCGGCGACGCTTGGGCTGACGGCAGCCGTTGTGCGGGATGGGCGTCACGTCGCGGATGAGGTTGATCTTCAGACCGGCGGCGGCCAGCGCGCGCAGCGCGGACTCACGGCCAGCGCCCGGGCCCTTCACGAACACGGACACGTTCTTCAGACCGTGCTCCATCGCCTTCGCCGCGGCGTCGCCAGCGGCCACCTGCGCCGCGAACGGGGTGGACTTGCGGCTTCCCTTGAAGCCACGCGCCCCGGCGGACGACCAGGAGATCACGTTCCCGGACACGTCCGTGATCGTGATGATGGTGTTGTTGAACGTGGACTGGATGTGGACCACGCCATTGAGGATGTTCTTCTTGCCCTTGCGCTTGGACTTCTTGGCGGCAGGGGCCTCGCCCTCGGCGCCCGTGGACGCCGCAGTGTTGATCTCGTCAGCCATGTGGATTGCTGCTCCTGAGAGGAGGTGATCGACGCCGGCACCCTACGGCACCGGCGCTGCGACTACCGACCGGTGGCCGGCTTCGCCCGGACGATGCCCCGCTTCGGACCCTTGCGGGTACGCGCGTTGGTGTGGGTCCGCTGGCCGCGAACAGGCAGGCCCTTACGGTGACGGAGGCCCCGGTAGCAACCCAGGTCCATCAGCCGCTTGATGTTCATGGTGACTTCGCGCCGGAGGTCACCCTCCACCTTGTAGCTGGCCTCGATGATCTCGCGGATCTTGCGGGCCTGCTCCTCGGTGAGGTCCTTGGTCCGGGTCGTGGGATCGATGCCCGCCGCGGCAATGATGTCTTGCGCGGACTTGTTGCCGATCCCGTAGATGTACTGGAGCGAGATCACCGCGCGCTTGTTGGGCGGCAGATCGATGCCGGCGATACGAGCCATCTTCGGTCTTCCTTCTTGGTGGAGTTGGTCTGAAGCCAACGGCCTTGTGGCCGTTAGCCCTGGCGCTGCTTGTGCCGGGGGTTGGAGGCGCAAATCACGCGCACGATACCCTTACGGCGAACAACCTTGCACTTGTCGCAGATCTTCTTGACGGACGCCCGAACCTTCATTGGAGCGAACTTCCTTCCTCAGCTAAAGAAAAGCCCAGCGGGGTTCCCGCCATTCCCAGGCGGGCCCCTACTACTTTGCCCGGTACGTGATCCGTCCGCGCGTCAGGTCGTACGGCGACAGCTCGACCTTCACCTTGTCACCCGGGAGGATGCGGATGAAGTGCATCCTCATCTTGCCCGAGATGTGCGCGAGAACCTTGTGGCCGTTGTCCAGCACCACGCGGAACATCGCGTTCGGGAGGGGCTCCATCACCGTCCCCTCGACTTCGATGGAATCATCCTTCGGCAAGCGTCAAACTCTCTTCCCGGACCACGAACCTCTTGGAAGCGCGGCGAAGTAGCACTTTGGTCCGCAAGTGGCAAGCGTCGCGCGACAGCAAAACTTGGATTCCTACCAACCCCACATAACGGCGGGCTATTTCACCCGCAGTCACAGCATTTTCAAGCCTGTCCCTGACGTCGAGCGTACTGCCTCCACGCCCCAGGTGCTGGCCGCGGGGTGAACCTGTATCCTACCCCGTCAGGAGTCCAGGAGACCCTGAGGGCGAGCTCCAGGCGTCTTCTGGGGGAGCCAGGGGACCAGCCCCGGAAGCCCCGGCCCCCTGCCAGCCAGGATCAGGCTTTGCCCGCAGCGGCCTTGATTTCCTCGTAGATGCCCTCGGGCGTCCCCACGCCGTCCACGCTCTTGAGCAGGCCCTTCTTCTCATAAAAGGCCTTCAACGGGGACGTCTCCGAGTCGTACTTCTGCAAGCGCTTCTCGATGACGTCCGGCATGTCATCCGGCCGCTGGACGAGCCCGGTGTTGCACTTGTCGCAGTACCCCGCCCGCTTCGGAGGGCTCTGGTAGACGTGGTAGACGCTGCCGTCCGCCGGGCACACCCGGCGCCCCGAGCCGCGCTCCACGAGCTTCGCGTGCGGCACCTCGAGCGAGATGACAGCGTTGAGCTGCTTGCCCAGGCGGCCCAGCATCTTCTCCAGCGCGTCCGCCTGACCAGGCGTGCGTGGGAAGCCGTCCAGGACGAAGCCGTTGGCGACGTCCGCCTCCTTGAGGCGCTCCTCGACGATACCGATGACGACGTCATCCGGAACATACTGGCCAGCGGCCATCAGCGGGCCGGCGACCTTGCCCAGCTCCGTGCCCTCCGCGACCGCCTTGCGGAGGATGTCCCCGGTGGAGATCTGGGGGATCTGGAAGTCGGCGAACAACCGCTTCGCCTGGGTGCCCTTCCCCGCGTTCGGCGGCCCCAACAGGATCAGGTTCATGTGCTCCTCGTGCACCTGCGAATATCCTAGAACTGCACCCAGCCTGGAACGACGAGGCGCCCCTCCCCGCGACAGGGAGAGGCGCCCGGTACGCCCGCGCGGAGGCTCAGGCCGCCACGCGCACCCGGCCCCGGATGCGCGGGCCGCGAGGGCCGGCGAAGCCCTCGTAGTTACGGCTGATGAGGTGACCCTCGATCTGCTGCACCGTGTCCAGCGCCACACCCACCACGATGAGCAACGCCGTACCGCCGAAGGTGAACCGCACGCCCAGCAGACCGCTGATGACGGACGGAATCACGCACACGACGGACAGGTAGATGGCACCACCGAACGTGAGCCGGTTGAGCACCCGCTCGATGAATTCCGCCGTCTGGCGGCCGGGACGAATGCCCGGGATGTAGCCACCCTGCTTCTTGATGTTGTCCGCCACGTCGTCCGGCCGGAACGTCAGGGCCGTGTAGAAGTAGGCGAAGAAGATGACCATCACCACGAACAACCCGTTGTAGATCCACAGGTTGCCTTCGATGGCCCGCTGGAACCCCTGCAGGAACGGGAACCAGGTGCCCAGCGTCGCCGGGAAGGACAGCACGGCGCCGGCGAAGATGGGCGGAATCACGCCCGAGGTGTTCACCTTCATCGGGAAGTACGTCG
This genomic window from Myxococcus hansupus contains:
- the rpsK gene encoding 30S ribosomal protein S11; its protein translation is MADEINTAASTGAEGEAPAAKKSKRKGKKNILNGVVHIQSTFNNTIITITDVSGNVISWSSAGARGFKGSRKSTPFAAQVAAGDAAAKAMEHGLKNVSVFVKGPGAGRESALRALAAAGLKINLIRDVTPIPHNGCRQPKRRRV
- the rpsM gene encoding 30S ribosomal protein S13; the encoded protein is MARIAGIDLPPNKRAVISLQYIYGIGNKSAQDIIAAAGIDPTTRTKDLTEEQARKIREIIEASYKVEGDLRREVTMNIKRLMDLGCYRGLRHRKGLPVRGQRTHTNARTRKGPKRGIVRAKPATGR
- the rpmJ gene encoding 50S ribosomal protein L36, with the translated sequence MKVRASVKKICDKCKVVRRKGIVRVICASNPRHKQRQG
- the infA gene encoding translation initiation factor IF-1; translated protein: MPKDDSIEVEGTVMEPLPNAMFRVVLDNGHKVLAHISGKMRMHFIRILPGDKVKVELSPYDLTRGRITYRAK
- a CDS encoding adenylate kinase — translated: MNLILLGPPNAGKGTQAKRLFADFQIPQISTGDILRKAVAEGTELGKVAGPLMAAGQYVPDDVVIGIVEERLKEADVANGFVLDGFPRTPGQADALEKMLGRLGKQLNAVISLEVPHAKLVERGSGRRVCPADGSVYHVYQSPPKRAGYCDKCNTGLVQRPDDMPDVIEKRLQKYDSETSPLKAFYEKKGLLKSVDGVGTPEGIYEEIKAAAGKA